A genomic window from Glycine soja cultivar W05 chromosome 10, ASM419377v2, whole genome shotgun sequence includes:
- the LOC114369695 gene encoding ethylene receptor 2-like → MLKAVASGLVITSILICVSANDNGFPRCNCDDEASFWTIESILECQRVGDFLIAVAYFSIPIELLYFISCSNVPFKWVLIQFIAFIVLCGLTHLLNGWTYGPHTFQLMVALTVSKILTALVSCATAITLITLIPLLLKVKVREFMLKKKTWDLGREVDHIMRQKEAAMHVRMLTQEIRKSLDRHTILYTTLVELSKTLGLQNCAVWMPNVDKTEMNLTHELNGRNFNLTIPISDPDVVRIKGSDDVNILSSDSALAVGSRGVSGEAGPVAAIRMPMLRVCNFKGGTPELRQACYAILVLILPTGDNQEPRSWSNQELEIIKVVADQVAVALSHAAILEESQLMREKLEEQNRALQQAKRNALMASQARNAFQKVMSDGMRRPMHSILGLLSMIQDDNLKNEQKLIVDAMLRTSNVLSNLINDAMDNSTKDEGRFSLEIRSFGLHSMLKEAACLSKCMCVYKGFGFMVEVEKSLPDNVMGDERRVFQVILHMVGNLLEHNHGGGILVFRVFAETGSQGRSDKGWTTWRPSSSSGDVNIRFEIGINSSDSEVGSSISSGFGGRKYSSDRVGGRLSFSICKRVVQLMQGNIWLVPCNHGFPQSMTLLLRFQLRPSITIAISDPGEGSEHTDSNSMLRSLQVLLVDNDDVNRAVTQRLLQKLGCVVTSVASGFECLTVIGPAGSSIQVILLDLHMPDIDGFEVATRIRKFRSGNRPMIVALTASAEEDLWDRCMQVGINGVIRKPVLLHGIASELRRILMQGNIVL, encoded by the exons ATGTTAAAAGCAGTGGCATCTGGGTTGGTGATTACCTCTATCCTCATATGTGTATCTGCAAATGATAATGGATTTCCTAGATGTAACTGTGATGATGAGGCCAGCTTTTGGACTATTGAAAGCATTCTGGAGTGTCAGAGAGTTGGTGATTTCTTGATTGCTGTGGCCTACTTCTCTATCCCTATTGAGCTGCTTTATTTCATCAGTTGCTCAAATGTCCCATTCAAATGGGTCCTGATTCAGTTCATTGCCTTCATTGTACTATGTGGATTGACACATTTGCTCAACGGGTGGACCTATGGCCCTCACACTTTCCAACTTATGGTGGCACTTACTGTCTCCAAAATACTCACTGCATTGGTGTCATGCGCCACCGCCATTACCCTTATCACTCTGATTCCTTTGCTTCTCAAAGTGAAGGTCAGAGAATTCATGCTGAAGAAAAAGACGTGGGATCTTGGACGTGAGGTTGATCACATTATGAGACAAAAGGAGGCTGCAATGCATGTAAGAATGCTTACTCAGGAGATACGCAAGTCACTCGATAGACATACAATTCTGTATACCACTTTGGTGGAGCTTTCTAAAACGCTTGGCTTGCAGAATTGTGCTGTGTGGATGCCTAATGTTGATAAGACTGAGATGAACCTCACTCATGAATTGAATGGGAGGAATTTTAATTTGACTATACCCATTAGTGATCCAGATGTTGTGAGAATCAAGGGAAGTGATGATGTAAATATACTCAGCTCTGACTCAGCACTTGCTGTTGGGAGTAGAGGAGTTTCTGGAGAGGCAGGACCAGTTGCGGCAATTCGAATGCCAATGCTACGGGTTTGTAATTTCAAAGGAGGAACACCTGAGCTAAGACAGGCTTGTTATGCTATATTAGTCTTAATTCTTCCTACTGGAGATAATCAGGAGCCTAGATCGTGGAGCAATCAGGAGCTGGAGATAATTAAGGTGGTTGCTGATCAGGTCGCAGTGGCACTATCTCATGCTGCAATTCTTGAAGAGTCCCAACTTATGAGAGAGAAGTTAGAGGAGCAAAATCGAGCTTTGCAACAGGCAAAAAGGAATGCTTTGATGGCAAGCCAGGCAAGAAACGCATTTCAGAAAGTCATGAGTGATGGAATGAGGAGGCCAATGCACTCAATTTTGGGACTGCTTTCAATGATACAAGATGATAATTTAAAGAATGAACAGAAACTTATTGTGGACGCGATGCTAAGGACAAGTAATGTGCTATCAAACTTGATAAATGATGCCATGGATAACTCAACTAAGGATGAAGGAAGATTTTCTTTGGAGATAAGGTCTTTTGGGTTACATTCCATGCTGAAGGAAGCAGCTTGCCTTTCCAAGTGCATGTGTGTTTATAAGGGCTTTGGGTTTATGGTTGAGGTTGAGAAGTCTTTGCCTGACAATGTTATGGGTGACGAGAGGAGGGTTTTTCAGGTGATTTTGCATATGGTTGGGAACCTACTTGAACACAATCATGGGGGAGGGATCCTTGTATTTCGAGTTTTTGCAGAAACTGGAAGTCAGGGAAGGAGTGACAAAGGGTGGACAACCTGGAGACCAAGCTCTTCTAGTGGtgatgtaaatattagatttgaAATAGGGATAAACAGTAGTGATTCTGAAGTTGGGAGCTCAATTTCTTCAGGATTTGGGGGTAGGAAATATAGCAGTGATAGGGTTGGGGGCAGATTGAGCTTCAGCATTTGCAAGAGGGTAGTCCAG TTGATGCAGGGGAACATATGGTTAGTACCTTGTAATCATGGTTTTCCTCAAAGCATGACACTTCTTCTTCGGTTTCAATTACGACCGTCCATTACCATAGCCATCTCTGACCCTGGAGAAGGTTCAGAGCATACCGATTCCAATTCAATGCTGAGAAGTCTGCAAGTTCTTTTAGTGGACAATGATGATGTAAATAGAGCAGTTACCCAAAGATTGCTTCAGAAACTAGGTTGTGTTGTAACTTCTGTTGCTTCAGGATTCGAATGCCTTACTGTCATTGGACCTGCTGGATCTTCTATTCAAGTCATTCTTTTGGATCTTCACATGCCTGATATAGACGGCTTCGAAGTTGCCACCAGGATTCGAAAGTTTAGAAGTGGAAACCGGCCTATGATTGTTGCCTTGACTGCAAGTGCAGAAGAAGATTTGTGGGACAGATGCATGCAAGTTGGTATTAATGGAGTTATCCGTAAGCCAGTTTTGTTGCATGGAATTGCTAGTGAACTCAGAAGAATCCTGATGCAGGGAAATATTGTCCTGTGA
- the LOC114370244 gene encoding uncharacterized protein LOC114370244, with protein sequence MVAEAWIVKMGNQVSANLKHALLLEPSAKRKHNPKSQDNKELIGILSFEVANVMSKIVHLHRSLSEPEIVKLKNEISNSQGVQNLVSSQEGYLLGLARAEKLEELNRVANVVSRLGKKCSLPALQGFEHVYGDIVSGVIDVRELGFLVKHMEGMVRKMDRYVSATRSLHSEMGVLNDLEQAVKKFQHNLHEESRRAFEQKLTWQKQDVRHLKEISLWNQNFDKVVELLARTVCTIYARICMIFGDSTWRKSNSLGLSGGSPSPTLQNECGLVSGQISVPVSSEKLKSNHGKRNGRTAVETRETISRPMRRGELAYLQIEDFGFPCGTSPGRLFMDCLSLSSSVAEFDDDDDDHVVDREDQHDRGSISQSIGVGNKAKKRDHLYHSGCPNHVQSGVPFTEDLSCSTFGPQSRLSVYAPPSTLGGCALALHYANVITVMEKLLRYPHLVGEEARNNLYQMLPTSLRLSLKGKLKSYVKNLAIYDAPLAHDWKVTLDGILKWLAPLAHNMIRWQSERNFEQHQIVSRTNVLLFQTLYFADKDKTEEAICQLLMGLNYICRYEQQQNALLGCASSFDFEDCMEWQLQCGAFPS encoded by the coding sequence ATGGTTGCTGAAGCTTGGATTGTGAAGATGGGTAACCAGGTAAGCGCCAATCTCAAGCACGCTCTTCTTCTCGAACCTTCCGCAAAGAGAAAACACAACCCCAAAAGCCAAGATAATAAAGAATTAATTGGGATTCTTTCCTTTGAAGTCGCAAATGTAATGTCTAAAATCGTTCACCTCCACAGATCCTTGTCAGAGCCCGAGATCGTGAAGCTCAAAAACGAGATCTCGAACTCACAGGGTGTTCAAAACCTTGTTTCCTCCCAAGAGGGTTATCTCCTCGGGCTGGCTCGAGCAGAGAAGCTTGAGGAGTTAAACCGCGTCGCTAACGTGGTTTCTAGGTTGGGAAAAAAGTGTTCTTTGCCCGCTTTGCAAGGCTTTGAGCATGTTTATGGGGACATTGTTAGTGGAGTCATAGATGTGAGGGAATTGGGGTTCCTAGTTAAGCACATGGAAGGAATGGTGAGGAAAATGGATAGGTATGTTAGTGCTACCAGGAGTTTGCACAGTGAAATGGGGGTTCTGAATGATTTGGAGCAAGCGGTGAAGAAGTTTCAGCATAACCTGCATGAGGAGAGTAGAAGGGCGTTTGAGCAGAAACTTACATGGCAGAAGCAAGATGTGAGGCATCTAAAGGAGATTTCACTTTGGAATCAGAATTTTGATAAGGTTGTTGAGTTGTTGGCCAGGACAGTTTGTACCATTTATGCTAGAATATGTATGATCTTTGGTGATTCTACATGGAGAAAAAGTAATAGTCTTGGGCTTAGTGGAGGTTCTCCAAGTCCAACATTGCAGAATGAGTGTGGGTTAGTGTCTGGCCAGATTAGTGTTCCTGTGAGTTCTGAGAAGTTGAAAAGCAATCATGGCAAGAGAAATGGAAGAACTGCTGTGGAGACAAGGGAAACTATTAGTAGGCCTATGAGGAGAGGTGAATTAGCATATCTTCAAATCGAAGATTTTGGTTTTCCTTGTGGAACAAGTCCGGGGAGACTTTTCATGGATTGTCTGAGTTTAAGCAGCTCGGTTGCAGAAttcgatgatgatgatgatgatcatgtTGTTGATCGCGAGGACCAACACGATCGTGGATCAATCAGTCAGAGTATCGGTGTTGGGAATAAGGCCAAGAAAAGGGATCACTTGTACCATTCTGGTTGTCCAAATCATGTTCAAAGTGGTGTTCCTTTCACTGAAGATCTGAGTTGCTCAACCTTTGGTCCCCAAAGTAGATTATCTGTTTATGCTCCTCCTTCTACTCTAGGAGGATGTGCTCTGGCATTGCACTATGCCAATGTCATAACCGTCATGGAGAAACTCCTAAGGTATCCACATTTAGTTGGCGAGGAAGCTCGGAATAATCTATATCAGATGCTACCGACGAGCTTAAGGTTGTCTCTGAAAGGCAAACTTAAGAGCTATGTGAAGAACTTGGCCATATATGATGCGCCTCTTGCTCATGACTGGAAGGTGACTCTTGATGGGATACTCAAGTGGCTTGCTCCACTTGCCCATAACATGATCAGGTGGCAAAGTGAGAGGAATTTTGAGCAGCACCAAATTGTTAGCAGGACAAATGTGCTGCTATTTCAGACATTATACTTTGCTGATAAGGACAAGACAGAGGAAGCTATATGCCAGCTTCTTATGGGACTCAATTACATATGCCGTtatgaacaacaacaaaacgcGTTGTTGGGTTGTGCAAGTAGTTTTGATTTTGAAGATTGCATGGAATGGCAACTGCAATGTGGAGCTTTTCCCAGTTGA
- the LOC114371787 gene encoding AT-hook motif nuclear-localized protein 20-like — protein MATLANPWWTGQGGLSGVDHPGTHSPGLSKRHSDLGINENSDSHNNREEFDEDNRDEPKEGAVEVGTRRPRGRPPGSKNKPKPPIFVTRDSPNALRSHVMEITGGADVAESVAQFARRRQRGVCVLSGSGSVANVTLRQPSAPGAVVALHGRFEILSLTGTFLPGPAPPGSTGLTVYLAGGQGQVVGGSVVGSLVAAGPVMVIAATFANATYERLPLDEDDEGPSSMVGAQGGGGSPPLPLGIGSSGGGQLQGGIPDPSSLPLYNLPPNGGGGGQVGHEALAWAHGRAPF, from the exons ATGG CAACTCTGGCAAATCCTTGGTGGACAGGTCAGGGAGGGTTATCTGGGGTTGACCACCCAGGAACCCATTCACCTGGCCTAAGCAAACGCCACTCAGACCTTGGAATCAACGAAAACAGTGATAGCCACAACAATAGAGAAGAATTCGACGAAGACAATAGAGATGAACCAAAAGAGGGTGCAGTTGAGGTTGGAACCCGAAGACCAAGAGGAAGACCTCCTGGATCCAAAAACAAGCCAAAACCACCCATTTTCGTGACAAGGGACAGCCCAAATGCCCTGAGGAGCCACGTGATGGAGATAACTGGAGGAGCTGATGTTGCAGAGAGTGTTGCCCAATTCGCAAGGAGGCGTCAGCGTGGGGTTTGTGTGCTCAGTGGGAGTGGCTCAGTGGCCAATGTTACACTTAGACAGCCTTCTGCTCCTGGTGCTGTGGTGGCACTTCATGGAAGGTTTGAAATTTTGTCCCTAACCGGGACTTTCCTACCTGGTCCTGCTCCTCCAGGATCCACAGGACTCACCGTGTATCTGGCTGGAGGACAAGGCCAGGTAGTGGGAGGGAGTGTGGTTGGATCTCTAGTTGCAGCAGGACCAGTTATGGTCATTGCTGCAACTTTTGCTAATGCAACGTATGAGAGACTTCcacttgatgaagatgatgagggGCCTAGTTCGATGGTGGGGGCGCAAGGCGGAGGAGGATCGCCACCGCTGCCACTTGGAATTGGAAGCAGTGGGGGTGGCCAGTTGCAGGGTGGGATTCCAGATCCATCATCTCTGCCTTTGTATAATCTTCCaccaaatggaggaggaggtggccagGTGGGGCATGAAGCTCTTGCTTGGGCTCATGGACGAGCACCTTTCTGA